In a genomic window of Streptomyces roseoviridis:
- a CDS encoding DUF948 domain-containing protein, which produces MTGGEVAGILVAVFWAILVSFLAVVLVRLAQTLKATTKLVADVTEQAVPLLADASATVRSARTQLDRVDAIASDVQEVTSNASALSTTVASTFGGPLVKVAAFGYGVRKALGRDRQEAPPARRERRTVIVGRTVPSVRRRKQKG; this is translated from the coding sequence GTGACCGGTGGTGAGGTAGCCGGGATCCTGGTGGCCGTGTTCTGGGCGATCCTCGTCTCCTTCCTCGCCGTGGTGCTGGTGAGACTGGCGCAGACGCTCAAGGCGACCACCAAGCTCGTGGCGGACGTGACCGAGCAGGCCGTCCCGCTGCTCGCCGACGCCTCCGCCACCGTCCGCTCCGCACGGACCCAGCTCGACCGGGTCGACGCCATCGCCTCGGACGTCCAGGAAGTCACCTCCAACGCCTCCGCGCTGTCCACCACCGTCGCCTCCACCTTCGGCGGCCCGCTCGTCAAGGTCGCCGCCTTCGGCTACGGGGTGCGCAAGGCGCTCGGCCGGGACCGGCAGGAGGCGCCGCCCGCGCGACGCGAGCGGCGTACGGTGATCGTCGGTCGCACCGTGCCGTCCGTGAGGCGCCGGAAGCAGAAGGGCTGA
- the alaS gene encoding alanine--tRNA ligase: protein MESAEIRRRWLSFFEERGHTVVPSASLIADDPTLLLVPAGMVPFKPYFLGEVKPPFPRAASVQKCVRTPDIEEVGKTTRHGTFFQMCGNFSFGDYFKEGAIKLAWELLTSSVEHGGYGLEPEKLWITVYQDDDEAEQIWRDVVGVPAERIQRLGKKDNFWSMGVPGPCGPCSEINYDRGPEFGVEGGPAVNDERYVEIWNLVFMQYERGRGIGKEDFEILGDLPSKNIDTGLGMERLAMILQGVQNMYETDTLKVVIDKATELTGVTYGASQDSDVSLRVVADHMRTSVMLIGDGVTPGNEGRGYVLRRIMRRAVRNMRLLGATGPVVGELVDTVINTMGEQYPELVTDRKRIEAVALAEEAAFLKALKGGTNILDTAVTETKAAGGTVLSGDKAFLLHDTWGFPIDLTLEMAAEQGLSVDEDGFRRLMQEQRERAKADAQAKKSGHADLTSYREIADAAGATEFTGYTNTEGETTVVGLLVNGVPSPAASEGDEVEVVLDRTPFYAEGGGQIADQGRIRLHSGAVIEVRDVQQPVPGVSVHKGSVQVGEVTVGATAYAAIDVRRRRAIARAHSATHLTHQALRDALGPTAAQAGSENQPGRFRFDFGSPNAVPGTVLMDVEQKINEVLARELDVHAEVMPIDEAKRQGAIAEFGEKYGEKVRVVTIGDFSKELCGGTHVHNTAQLGLVKLLGESSIGSGVRRIEALVGVDAYNFLAKEHTVVAQLQELVKGRPEELPEKISSMLGKLKDAEKEIEKFRAEKVLQAAAGLVESAKDVRGVALVTGQVPDGTGADDLRRLVLDVRGRIPSDRPAVVALFSTVGGKPLTVIATNEAARERGFKAGELVRTAAKTLGGGGGGKPDVAQGGGQNPQAVGEAIDAVERLVVETA from the coding sequence ATGGAGTCGGCTGAAATCCGCCGCCGCTGGCTGAGCTTCTTCGAGGAGCGCGGGCACACCGTCGTCCCTTCGGCGTCGCTCATCGCGGACGACCCGACTCTGCTGCTCGTCCCCGCCGGCATGGTGCCCTTCAAGCCCTACTTCCTGGGTGAGGTCAAGCCGCCCTTCCCGCGCGCGGCCAGCGTGCAGAAGTGCGTGCGCACCCCCGACATCGAAGAGGTCGGCAAGACCACCCGCCACGGCACGTTCTTCCAGATGTGCGGCAACTTCTCCTTCGGCGACTACTTCAAGGAAGGCGCCATCAAGCTCGCCTGGGAGCTGCTGACCTCCTCGGTCGAGCACGGCGGCTACGGGCTCGAGCCGGAGAAGCTCTGGATCACCGTCTACCAGGACGACGACGAGGCCGAGCAGATCTGGCGCGACGTCGTCGGCGTCCCCGCCGAGCGCATCCAGCGCCTGGGCAAGAAGGACAACTTCTGGTCCATGGGCGTTCCCGGCCCCTGCGGCCCGTGCTCCGAGATCAACTACGACCGCGGCCCCGAGTTCGGCGTCGAGGGCGGCCCCGCCGTCAACGACGAGCGGTACGTCGAGATCTGGAACCTCGTCTTCATGCAGTACGAGCGGGGCCGGGGCATCGGCAAGGAGGACTTCGAGATCCTCGGCGACCTGCCGTCGAAGAACATCGACACCGGCCTCGGCATGGAGCGCCTGGCGATGATCCTCCAGGGCGTGCAGAACATGTACGAGACCGACACCCTCAAGGTCGTCATCGACAAGGCCACCGAGCTGACCGGCGTCACCTACGGCGCGTCCCAGGACAGCGACGTCTCGCTGCGCGTGGTCGCCGACCACATGCGCACCTCCGTGATGCTCATCGGCGACGGCGTCACCCCCGGCAACGAGGGCCGCGGCTACGTGCTGCGCCGCATCATGCGCCGCGCCGTCCGCAACATGCGCCTGCTCGGCGCCACCGGCCCCGTCGTCGGCGAGCTCGTCGACACGGTGATCAACACGATGGGCGAGCAGTACCCGGAGCTGGTCACCGACCGCAAGCGCATCGAGGCCGTCGCCCTCGCCGAGGAGGCCGCCTTCCTCAAGGCCCTCAAGGGCGGCACCAATATCCTCGACACCGCCGTCACCGAGACCAAGGCCGCCGGCGGCACGGTCCTCTCCGGCGACAAGGCGTTCCTGCTCCACGACACCTGGGGCTTCCCGATCGACCTGACCCTGGAGATGGCCGCCGAGCAGGGCCTGTCCGTGGACGAGGACGGCTTCCGCCGCCTGATGCAGGAGCAGCGGGAGCGCGCCAAGGCCGACGCCCAGGCCAAGAAGAGCGGCCACGCCGACCTGACCTCGTACCGCGAGATCGCCGACGCGGCCGGCGCCACCGAGTTCACCGGCTACACCAACACCGAGGGCGAGACCACCGTCGTCGGCCTGCTGGTCAACGGCGTCCCGTCCCCCGCCGCCTCCGAGGGCGACGAGGTCGAGGTCGTCCTCGACCGCACCCCGTTCTACGCCGAGGGCGGCGGCCAGATCGCCGACCAGGGCCGCATCAGGCTGCACTCCGGTGCCGTCATCGAGGTCCGCGACGTGCAGCAGCCGGTGCCCGGCGTCTCCGTGCACAAGGGCTCGGTGCAGGTCGGCGAGGTGACCGTGGGCGCCACCGCCTACGCCGCCATCGACGTGCGCCGCCGCCGCGCCATCGCCCGCGCCCACTCGGCCACGCACCTGACCCACCAGGCACTGCGCGACGCCCTGGGCCCCACGGCCGCCCAGGCCGGTTCCGAGAACCAGCCCGGCCGCTTCCGCTTCGACTTCGGCTCGCCGAACGCCGTGCCCGGCACGGTCCTCATGGACGTCGAGCAGAAGATCAACGAGGTCCTCGCCCGCGAGCTCGACGTGCACGCCGAGGTCATGCCGATCGACGAGGCCAAGCGGCAGGGCGCCATCGCCGAGTTCGGCGAGAAGTACGGCGAGAAGGTCCGCGTCGTCACCATCGGCGACTTCTCCAAGGAGCTGTGCGGCGGCACGCACGTGCACAACACCGCCCAGCTGGGTCTGGTGAAGCTGCTCGGCGAGTCCTCCATCGGCTCCGGCGTGCGCCGCATCGAGGCCCTCGTCGGTGTCGACGCGTACAACTTCCTCGCCAAGGAGCACACGGTCGTCGCCCAGCTCCAGGAGCTGGTCAAGGGCCGCCCCGAGGAGCTGCCGGAGAAGATCTCCTCGATGCTCGGCAAGCTGAAGGACGCCGAGAAGGAGATCGAGAAGTTCCGCGCGGAGAAGGTCCTCCAGGCCGCCGCCGGTCTGGTCGAGTCCGCCAAGGACGTCCGGGGCGTCGCCCTGGTGACCGGCCAGGTGCCGGACGGCACCGGCGCCGACGACCTGCGCAGGCTGGTCCTGGACGTCCGCGGCCGCATCCCGTCCGACCGCCCGGCCGTGGTGGCCCTGTTCAGCACGGTGGGCGGCAAGCCCCTCACGGTCATCGCCACCAACGAGGCCGCCCGTGAGCGCGGCTTCAAGGCCGGCGAGCTGGTCCGCACGGCCGCCAAGACCCTCGGCGGCGGCGGTGGCGGCAAGCCGGACGTCGCCCAGGGCGGCGGCCAGAACCCGCAGGCCGTCGGCGAGGCCATCGACGCCGTCGAGCGCCTGGTCGTGGAAACCGCGTGA
- the ruvX gene encoding Holliday junction resolvase RuvX, with product MRRGRRLAVDVGDARIGVASCDPDGVLATPVETVPGRDVPAAHRRLRRLVEEYEPIEVVVGLPRSLSGREGPAATKVRAFAREMAKGIAPVPVRLVDERMTTVTATQGLRASGVKAKKGRSVVDQAAAVIILQNALESERVSGNPPGEGVEVVN from the coding sequence ATGCGCCGAGGACGACGACTCGCCGTCGACGTCGGGGACGCCCGGATCGGGGTCGCCTCGTGCGACCCCGACGGGGTCCTGGCCACGCCGGTGGAGACCGTGCCGGGACGCGACGTCCCGGCCGCCCACCGGCGGCTGCGCCGACTCGTCGAGGAGTACGAGCCGATCGAGGTCGTCGTGGGCCTGCCCCGCTCGCTCAGCGGACGGGAGGGCCCGGCCGCGACCAAGGTCCGTGCCTTCGCCCGGGAGATGGCCAAGGGCATCGCCCCCGTCCCGGTCCGGCTGGTGGACGAGCGCATGACGACGGTCACGGCGACCCAGGGGCTGCGGGCCTCGGGAGTGAAGGCGAAGAAGGGGCGGTCCGTCGTCGATCAGGCCGCCGCGGTGATCATCCTTCAGAACGCTCTTGAGTCCGAACGGGTATCAGGTAATCCGCCCGGTGAGGGCGTCGAAGTGGTCAACTGA
- the mltG gene encoding endolytic transglycosylase MltG has translation MTEYGRSPGSEPWHPTDPLYGDQGWEGQQQYPQQAQQYGHQEPQQTQQYGHQEPQQAQQYGHQDPQQAQQYGHQDPYGQQQGYAEGMYQQQEYGAQQYDEQRYGEQQYGNPGGHDTPGYPAQQYDGTWETSQAAMSYTAPPADPYGGQNPDLYGTPEAYPPPEPPGRRQVPPQPVNDWEAEAQEEERHPFFTGEDAPGGGRDDRSGRDDDEYDEYEEEPAGRRAGRDRRGGKNRNKGKKAKNGVACLVVALVLVGGVGGVGYFGYQFWQGQFGAAPDYAGTGAGEVQVEIPQDAGGYVIGNILKKAGVVKSVDAFVSAQQKNPKGLTIQAGVYTLKKEMSAESAVALMLSPASKANFVIPEGKRNAWVYDQLDKRLGLKPGTTKEVAFKRADDLGLPDWAKNHPEVKDPLEGFLFPASYPVAKGAEPEDALRKMVARANQEYGKLDLESKATQLGLKGPWELVTVASLVQAEGKTHDDFTKMAEVIYNRLGPDNKETFQLLQFDSTYNYLTGQSKIKITRKEILSNPDPYNTYKHKGLTPGPIGNPGVEAVNAALHPTNDGWMYFVATDGMSKTEFAKTLAEHDRLVEKFNAGN, from the coding sequence ATGACTGAGTATGGCCGGAGCCCCGGCTCCGAACCGTGGCACCCCACGGATCCTCTGTACGGGGATCAGGGGTGGGAGGGCCAGCAGCAGTACCCGCAGCAGGCGCAGCAGTACGGGCACCAGGAGCCGCAGCAGACCCAGCAGTACGGCCACCAGGAGCCGCAGCAGGCGCAGCAGTACGGTCATCAGGACCCGCAGCAGGCCCAGCAGTACGGTCATCAGGACCCGTACGGGCAGCAGCAGGGATATGCCGAGGGCATGTACCAGCAGCAGGAGTACGGCGCACAGCAGTACGACGAGCAGCGGTACGGCGAGCAGCAGTACGGGAATCCGGGCGGTCACGACACGCCCGGATATCCCGCACAGCAGTACGACGGCACCTGGGAGACGAGCCAGGCGGCCATGTCGTACACCGCCCCTCCGGCCGACCCGTACGGCGGTCAGAACCCCGACCTCTACGGCACCCCCGAGGCGTATCCGCCGCCGGAGCCCCCGGGCCGCCGGCAGGTGCCCCCGCAGCCGGTGAACGACTGGGAGGCGGAGGCGCAGGAAGAGGAGCGGCACCCCTTCTTCACCGGTGAGGACGCCCCGGGCGGGGGCCGGGACGACCGCTCCGGACGGGACGACGACGAGTACGACGAGTACGAGGAGGAGCCGGCCGGCCGCCGCGCGGGGCGCGACCGCCGTGGCGGCAAGAACCGCAACAAGGGCAAGAAGGCCAAGAACGGCGTGGCCTGCCTGGTCGTGGCGCTCGTCCTCGTGGGCGGTGTCGGCGGCGTCGGCTACTTCGGCTACCAGTTCTGGCAGGGCCAGTTCGGTGCCGCGCCGGACTACGCGGGCACCGGCGCCGGCGAGGTCCAGGTCGAGATCCCCCAGGACGCCGGCGGTTACGTCATCGGCAACATCCTGAAGAAGGCCGGCGTCGTGAAGAGCGTCGACGCCTTCGTCTCCGCCCAGCAGAAGAACCCCAAGGGCCTGACGATCCAGGCCGGCGTCTACACGCTGAAGAAGGAGATGTCGGCCGAGAGCGCCGTCGCGCTCATGCTCAGCCCGGCGAGCAAGGCGAACTTCGTCATCCCCGAGGGCAAGCGCAACGCCTGGGTGTACGACCAGCTCGACAAGCGTCTCGGGCTCAAGCCGGGCACCACCAAGGAGGTCGCCTTCAAGCGGGCGGACGACCTGGGCCTGCCCGACTGGGCCAAGAACCACCCCGAGGTCAAGGACCCGCTGGAGGGCTTCCTCTTCCCGGCGAGCTACCCCGTCGCCAAGGGCGCCGAGCCCGAGGACGCCCTGCGCAAGATGGTCGCGCGCGCCAACCAGGAGTACGGCAAGCTCGACCTGGAGTCGAAGGCGACGCAGCTCGGGCTCAAGGGCCCGTGGGAGCTCGTCACGGTCGCGAGCCTCGTGCAGGCCGAGGGCAAGACGCACGACGACTTCACGAAGATGGCCGAGGTCATCTACAACCGCCTCGGGCCGGACAACAAGGAGACGTTCCAGCTCCTGCAGTTCGACTCGACGTACAACTATCTGACGGGCCAGAGCAAGATCAAGATCACCCGCAAGGAGATCCTGAGCAACCCGGACCCGTACAACACCTACAAGCACAAGGGCCTGACGCCCGGGCCGATCGGCAACCCCGGTGTGGAGGCGGTGAACGCCGCCCTGCACCCGACGAACGACGGCTGGATGTACTTCGTCGCCACCGACGGCATGAGCAAGACCGAATTCGCCAAGACCCTCGCCGAGCACGACAGGCTCGTCGAGAAGTTCAATGCGGGGAACTGA
- a CDS encoding shikimate dehydrogenase: MSPTRRAAVLGSPIAHSLSPVLHRAAYRELGLDDWSYERFEVDEAALPGFVGELDASWAGLSLTMPLKRAIIPLLDEVTDTAASVEAVNTVVLTEDGRRVGDNTDIPGMVAALRERGVEKVDSAAVLGAGATASSALAALARICSGPVTAYVRSEARAQEMRGWGERLGVDVRTAAWDAAAEAFAAPLVIATTPAGTTDVLAGAVPDGPGTLFDVLYDPWPTRLAAAWSARGGKVVGGLDLLVHQAVLQVEQMTGRTPGPLAAMRAAGEKALAER, encoded by the coding sequence ATGAGTCCCACCCGGCGGGCGGCCGTCCTCGGTTCGCCCATCGCCCACTCCCTGTCGCCGGTCCTGCACCGCGCCGCCTACCGGGAGCTCGGCCTCGACGACTGGTCGTACGAGCGCTTCGAGGTCGACGAGGCCGCGCTGCCCGGCTTCGTGGGCGAGCTGGACGCGTCCTGGGCCGGGCTGTCGCTGACCATGCCGCTCAAGCGGGCGATCATCCCGCTGCTCGACGAGGTCACCGACACCGCGGCCTCGGTCGAGGCGGTCAACACGGTCGTCCTCACCGAGGACGGACGCCGGGTCGGCGACAACACCGACATCCCCGGCATGGTCGCCGCGCTGCGCGAGCGGGGCGTCGAGAAGGTGGACAGCGCGGCCGTCCTCGGCGCCGGGGCCACCGCCTCCTCGGCGCTCGCCGCGCTGGCCCGGATCTGCTCGGGGCCCGTCACCGCGTACGTCCGCAGCGAGGCGCGCGCGCAGGAGATGCGGGGCTGGGGCGAGCGGCTCGGCGTCGACGTGCGCACCGCGGCCTGGGACGCGGCCGCCGAGGCGTTCGCCGCGCCCCTGGTGATCGCGACCACCCCGGCGGGGACCACCGACGTGCTCGCAGGGGCCGTCCCCGACGGGCCCGGCACTCTGTTCGACGTCCTCTACGACCCGTGGCCCACCCGGCTCGCCGCCGCCTGGTCGGCGCGCGGAGGAAAGGTCGTCGGGGGGCTCGACCTCCTGGTCCACCAGGCGGTGCTCCAGGTCGAGCAGATGACCGGCCGCACTCCCGGGCCGCTCGCGGCCATGCGGGCGGCGGGGGAGAAGGCGCTCGCCGAGCGCTGA